From Cecembia calidifontis, one genomic window encodes:
- a CDS encoding UDP-N-acetylmuramoyl-L-alanyl-D-glutamate--2,6-diaminopimelate ligase, producing MKALKDILYKVSLTSTIGDMDVEVKDLVFDSRKVQAGSVFIAVRGTQVDGHDFIAAALEKGAKSIVCETLPDQLLEHVTYVQVVDSSRALGVMAANYFENPSEKMKLVAVTGTNGKTSTVTLLYQLFREMGYNVGLVSTVENKINDTVIPATHTTPDAIALQSLLKQMVEAGCTHAFMEASSHAIVQERMAGLHLAGAVFTNISHDHLDYHSTFDAYINAKKKLFDELPKDAFALVNADDKRALVMLQNCRATKQTYALKYPADFKAKVLSNTIEGLELDINNKQIWFRMIGEFNAYNLLAVFGVAVLLGEDEEEVLMQLSKVKGAQGRFDRISMYGITAIVDYAHTPDALENVLKTIQGVRTGGEQVITVVGCGGNRDRTKRPIMAKIATQFSDKVILTSDNPRDEEPMAILREMEAGINPVDFKKTMIIEDRREAIKTAGILAKKGDIILIAGKGHETYQEIKGVKYPFDDREVVKEVLNLLNKN from the coding sequence ATGAAGGCATTAAAAGACATATTGTATAAAGTTTCTTTGACCTCCACCATAGGTGATATGGATGTGGAAGTGAAAGATCTTGTCTTTGACAGCCGCAAAGTCCAAGCGGGATCCGTTTTCATAGCCGTGAGAGGTACCCAGGTTGATGGCCATGATTTTATTGCTGCCGCTTTGGAAAAAGGGGCAAAAAGTATTGTCTGTGAAACCCTTCCGGATCAGCTTCTGGAGCATGTGACCTATGTACAGGTCGTTGATTCTTCCAGAGCTTTGGGTGTCATGGCGGCCAATTACTTTGAAAATCCATCTGAGAAGATGAAGCTGGTAGCGGTGACTGGTACCAATGGTAAAACCAGCACCGTTACGCTTCTTTATCAGTTGTTCAGGGAGATGGGATATAATGTGGGATTGGTTTCGACAGTCGAAAACAAAATCAACGACACTGTAATCCCCGCTACCCATACTACTCCGGATGCCATTGCCCTTCAGTCCCTATTGAAACAAATGGTGGAGGCTGGCTGTACCCATGCATTTATGGAGGCTTCCTCACATGCCATTGTTCAGGAAAGAATGGCAGGACTTCATTTGGCTGGAGCTGTTTTTACCAACATCAGCCATGATCACTTGGATTACCACAGCACTTTTGATGCATATATCAATGCCAAAAAGAAATTGTTCGATGAACTTCCCAAAGATGCCTTTGCCTTGGTCAATGCAGATGATAAGAGGGCTTTGGTAATGTTGCAAAATTGCAGGGCCACCAAACAGACTTATGCCCTTAAATATCCTGCCGATTTCAAAGCCAAAGTGCTTTCCAACACGATTGAAGGCTTAGAGCTTGATATCAACAACAAACAGATCTGGTTCAGGATGATCGGCGAATTCAATGCTTATAATCTCCTGGCAGTATTTGGGGTGGCTGTGCTTCTGGGAGAGGATGAAGAAGAGGTCCTCATGCAATTGTCAAAAGTCAAAGGGGCTCAGGGAAGATTTGATAGGATTTCCATGTACGGAATCACTGCTATTGTGGATTATGCCCATACACCAGATGCACTGGAGAATGTCCTGAAGACCATTCAAGGAGTAAGGACCGGAGGGGAACAGGTCATCACTGTAGTAGGATGCGGTGGCAACAGGGACAGGACGAAGCGTCCGATCATGGCAAAAATTGCCACGCAATTCAGTGACAAGGTGATATTAACCTCCGATAATCCCAGGGACGAAGAACCTATGGCAATACTCCGTGAAATGGAGGCCGGTATTAATCCCGTGGATTTTAAAAAGACCATGATTATCGAAGACAGGAGGGAGGCCATCAAAACTGCCGGAATCCTGGCCAAAAAAGGAGACATTATACTCATCGCCGGCAAAGGCCATGAAACCTATCAGGAAATCAAAGGGGTCAAGTATCCCTTCGATGACAGGGAAGTAGTAAAAGAAGTACTCAATCTGCTGAATAAGAATTAA
- the mraZ gene encoding division/cell wall cluster transcriptional repressor MraZ: protein MGMFNSRYECKVDAKGRLALPAKIKAAIPESNGNELILRQGDDGCLALYTQVEFKKLLHQISSLSDRDPVQRLIKRSFFESMTEVELDNAGRFLIPKTFMTWAGIDKDVILIGVGGFVEIWSPEKYRQNIVADQAELSKLMDKYLS, encoded by the coding sequence ATGGGAATGTTCAACAGTCGGTATGAATGTAAAGTAGATGCCAAAGGGCGTCTGGCTTTGCCTGCCAAGATCAAGGCGGCAATTCCGGAATCCAATGGCAACGAACTCATTCTCCGTCAGGGAGACGATGGCTGTCTTGCGTTGTACACCCAGGTTGAGTTTAAGAAACTTTTACACCAGATCAGTTCTCTTTCGGACCGTGATCCGGTACAAAGGCTTATCAAACGAAGCTTTTTTGAGAGCATGACTGAGGTGGAACTGGATAATGCAGGACGTTTTTTGATTCCCAAAACTTTTATGACATGGGCAGGAATCGACAAAGATGTGATTCTCATCGGCGTCGGTGGTTTTGTTGAAATATGGAGTCCTGAAAAATACCGTCAAAACATTGTCGCCGATCAGGCTGAGCTGTCAAAGTTGATGGATAAATACCTCTCATAA
- the murD gene encoding UDP-N-acetylmuramoyl-L-alanine--D-glutamate ligase, translating into MNRKISILGAGESGIGAALLARQKGYAVWVSDMGAISASRKEILEKFGIAYEEGMHTVAKILDSDEIIKSPGIPYKAPLVKEALEKGIPVIDELEFAYRYSKGKVIAITGTNGKTTTTLLTYHLLTKGGLNVGLAGNVGQSWAGQLVEGDRDWWVIETSSFQIDGFREFKPAIAMLTNITPDHLDRYDYQVDNYIRSKMSLFKNMDVDQAAIFYAEDELSNKGFGLRQVKAEAYPVSLKEIQTKGAYFDGSKLNIKIGGKQLEIPTEEIILKGKHNMLNSMMAVIGALLAGVDEKAIKAGLKDFQNAAHRMEPVANLYGISFVNDSKGTNVDATFYALESYNQPLIWIAGGVDKGNDYTVLYPLVRDKVKMLICLGVDNEKLKSAFSGIIPEIKETQNIAEAVRWGLDYGKEGDVVLLSPACASFDLFKNYEDRGEQFKAAVNQLKLSAV; encoded by the coding sequence ATGAACAGGAAGATATCCATATTGGGAGCAGGAGAAAGCGGTATCGGGGCAGCTTTACTGGCCAGACAGAAGGGCTATGCCGTATGGGTATCGGATATGGGAGCAATAAGTGCTTCCAGAAAAGAAATTCTTGAAAAATTCGGCATCGCCTACGAGGAAGGCATGCACACTGTGGCTAAGATCCTTGATTCTGATGAAATCATCAAAAGTCCCGGCATTCCTTACAAAGCCCCATTAGTGAAGGAAGCACTTGAAAAGGGTATTCCGGTGATCGATGAACTGGAATTCGCCTACCGCTACTCCAAGGGCAAAGTAATCGCTATTACCGGGACAAACGGAAAGACGACGACTACTTTGCTTACCTACCATCTGCTGACAAAGGGAGGACTGAATGTGGGACTGGCAGGAAATGTAGGCCAAAGCTGGGCAGGGCAACTTGTCGAAGGAGACCGTGACTGGTGGGTCATTGAAACCAGTAGCTTTCAAATTGATGGATTTAGGGAGTTCAAACCGGCCATTGCCATGTTGACGAACATTACACCGGACCATTTGGACAGATATGACTACCAGGTTGACAATTACATCCGCTCCAAAATGTCTCTTTTCAAAAACATGGATGTGGATCAGGCTGCCATATTTTATGCAGAGGACGAATTGAGCAATAAAGGTTTTGGATTGAGGCAGGTAAAAGCAGAGGCTTATCCTGTTTCCCTAAAGGAGATTCAGACTAAGGGGGCATATTTTGACGGTTCAAAACTGAATATTAAGATAGGCGGCAAGCAATTGGAAATTCCCACAGAGGAGATTATCCTCAAAGGCAAGCACAACATGCTGAACAGTATGATGGCGGTAATAGGAGCGTTGTTGGCAGGTGTAGATGAAAAAGCCATCAAAGCGGGTCTGAAGGATTTTCAGAATGCCGCCCATCGCATGGAACCGGTGGCAAATTTGTATGGGATCAGCTTCGTCAATGACAGTAAGGGTACCAATGTGGATGCTACCTTTTATGCTCTGGAAAGTTATAATCAGCCCCTGATCTGGATTGCAGGAGGGGTAGATAAAGGAAATGACTATACTGTTCTTTATCCTTTGGTAAGGGATAAAGTCAAAATGCTGATCTGCCTTGGAGTGGACAATGAAAAACTCAAGTCAGCATTCTCAGGAATCATTCCTGAAATCAAAGAGACCCAAAATATCGCTGAAGCGGTAAGATGGGGGCTGGATTATGGGAAAGAAGGAGATGTGGTATTGCTCTCACCGGCATGTGCCAGCTTTGACCTTTTCAAAAATTATGAAGACAGAGGTGAACAGTTTAAGGCAGCAGTGAACCAATTGAAATTATCAGCAGTATGA
- a CDS encoding penicillin-binding protein: MNIKRSIVLRVRIAFMAVALIAGAIFYKIVHLQFVEGEKWAAKSESINFQYRQVSATRGNIYAADGSLLATSLPFYRVVIDPVVAKEEVYRAGIDSLAFLLSSYYRDRSADSYKRMIADARATGKRYLILNRKQIGYQDMQKMSHWPIFRNGRNGGGVIFEKVEKRYRPFNNLASRTVGFLNEDKYGVGIEYSFNEYLEGKNGRALFQRIAGGSWKPVFDAEDVKPDDGYDIFTTLDVNIQDVAESALLRQLMNKDAEFGCVIVMEVETGHIKAIANLQKNKNGFGYGENYNFAIGDQGLTEPGSTFKLLSIMALLEEGKISLNDIVDTGDGTFRFYDRTMRDVKQGGYGKITIQEAFEKSSNVAISKLVDQHFGHSPSKFMAYVEKVGLDQPLGFQLRGEGAPYFKKPGEKYWYGTTLPWMSIGYESKLTPLHTLTLYNAVANNGKMVKPMIVQAIAKGNAVEKKYQTEVIKKSIASDKTIKALQELLEGVVKNGTAKNIYTPEYRIAGKTGTAQKLIDGRYTQRYYTSFAGYFPADKPKYSAIVVIDSPKGFNAYGGDVSAPVFKEIADKIFAQDLKLNKKTSPTTYMAQGGNEFPFIQAGKVDELQLICNKFGISNHYNGQGENWVKSVPQVKSIQWKSNPTESPTVPDVSGLPLRDALYVLENKGLRVVYQGKGRVKNQSISPGTPVQQNYVINLVLG; the protein is encoded by the coding sequence GTGAATATCAAACGTTCCATAGTACTGAGGGTAAGGATTGCCTTTATGGCAGTCGCCTTGATCGCGGGGGCAATCTTCTATAAGATTGTCCATTTGCAGTTTGTGGAAGGCGAGAAATGGGCGGCAAAATCCGAATCCATCAACTTCCAATACAGACAGGTCAGTGCGACCCGTGGCAATATCTATGCTGCGGATGGGAGTTTATTGGCTACCAGTCTTCCTTTTTATAGGGTAGTGATAGATCCTGTAGTGGCCAAAGAAGAAGTTTATAGGGCAGGAATAGATTCCCTGGCATTTTTACTTTCTTCTTACTACAGAGATAGATCAGCAGATTCTTACAAGAGGATGATTGCAGATGCCAGGGCCACAGGAAAGAGGTACCTGATCCTGAACAGGAAGCAGATCGGTTACCAGGATATGCAGAAAATGTCCCATTGGCCTATTTTCAGGAATGGAAGAAATGGAGGAGGGGTCATTTTCGAGAAGGTGGAAAAACGGTATCGTCCATTCAATAACCTGGCCAGCAGAACGGTTGGTTTTCTTAATGAGGACAAATATGGGGTAGGTATTGAATACAGCTTCAATGAATACTTGGAAGGAAAGAATGGCAGGGCACTTTTCCAAAGAATCGCCGGAGGTTCCTGGAAGCCTGTATTTGATGCAGAAGATGTCAAGCCGGATGATGGCTATGATATTTTCACCACTTTGGATGTCAATATTCAAGATGTGGCAGAATCAGCCTTACTGCGGCAATTGATGAACAAGGATGCGGAATTTGGCTGCGTGATCGTCATGGAAGTGGAGACCGGGCATATCAAAGCCATTGCCAACCTACAGAAAAATAAGAATGGCTTCGGTTATGGTGAAAATTACAATTTCGCCATTGGAGATCAGGGGCTTACTGAGCCTGGGTCCACCTTCAAGCTCCTGAGCATCATGGCATTATTGGAAGAGGGTAAAATAAGTCTCAATGATATCGTGGATACAGGAGATGGTACTTTCCGCTTCTATGATCGGACGATGAGGGATGTGAAACAGGGCGGGTATGGCAAGATAACCATTCAAGAAGCTTTTGAAAAATCCTCCAATGTGGCCATATCCAAATTGGTGGACCAGCATTTTGGCCACAGTCCATCCAAATTTATGGCGTATGTAGAGAAAGTGGGACTCGATCAACCCCTTGGATTCCAGTTGAGAGGAGAAGGCGCTCCCTATTTCAAAAAACCGGGTGAGAAATACTGGTACGGAACTACCCTGCCATGGATGTCAATCGGTTATGAATCCAAATTGACCCCTTTGCATACTTTGACCCTCTACAATGCCGTGGCCAATAATGGCAAAATGGTTAAACCCATGATTGTGCAGGCCATTGCCAAAGGAAATGCTGTGGAGAAAAAATATCAGACTGAGGTAATCAAAAAATCCATTGCTTCAGACAAAACCATCAAGGCTTTACAGGAATTATTGGAGGGTGTAGTGAAAAATGGGACTGCTAAAAATATCTATACGCCTGAGTACAGGATTGCCGGCAAAACCGGAACGGCCCAGAAATTAATCGATGGTAGGTATACACAAAGGTATTACACCTCCTTTGCGGGATATTTTCCTGCTGATAAGCCAAAATACAGTGCGATTGTAGTGATTGACAGTCCCAAAGGATTCAATGCTTACGGAGGAGATGTGTCCGCACCGGTTTTCAAGGAGATTGCAGATAAGATTTTTGCGCAGGATCTGAAATTGAACAAAAAAACGTCCCCTACTACCTATATGGCCCAGGGGGGTAATGAATTCCCCTTCATTCAGGCCGGTAAAGTGGATGAGTTACAATTGATCTGCAACAAGTTTGGGATATCCAATCATTATAACGGGCAAGGGGAAAATTGGGTGAAGTCTGTACCGCAGGTGAAATCCATACAATGGAAATCCAATCCTACCGAAAGTCCGACTGTGCCTGATGTAAGTGGGCTGCCTTTGAGGGATGCCTTGTATGTGCTCGAAAATAAAGGGCTAAGAGTGGTGTATCAGGGCAAAGGAAGGGTGAAAAACCAATCCATAAGCCCAGGGACACCGGTCCAGCAGAATTATGTAATCAACTTGGTTTTAGGATAA
- the mraY gene encoding phospho-N-acetylmuramoyl-pentapeptide-transferase gives MLYPIFEYLDKVLDIPGTGVFRYISFRAGMAALLSLIITITFGKNIIEWIRKKQIGETVRDLGLAGQAEKKGTPTMGGLMMIAGIIVPTLLFANVNNVYIILLLITTVWLGGIGFLDDYIKVFRKNKEGLAGRFKIVGQVTVGIIVGATLYFHEGVVVREFTNPISIEEGVVETPAYKDVKVAKTTIPFLKNNELNYENFFGFLGEDFTPVLYILFVIFIITAISNGANITDGIDGLAAGTSAIIGLTIAIFAYISGNAIFSQYLNVFFIPNSAELVIFCSAFVGACVGFLWYNAYPAQVFMGDTGSLMLGGVIAVLSLALRKELLLPVLCGIFVIENLSVIMQVSYFKYTKRKYGEGRRIFLMSPLHHHYQKKNIHEAKIVTRFWIVGILLAIITLATLKLR, from the coding sequence ATGTTATATCCGATTTTTGAATATTTGGACAAAGTTTTGGATATCCCGGGTACGGGGGTTTTCAGGTATATCTCCTTTAGGGCAGGTATGGCAGCACTGCTGTCACTGATCATCACCATTACCTTTGGAAAGAATATTATTGAGTGGATCAGGAAAAAGCAGATTGGTGAAACTGTCAGGGATTTGGGTCTGGCAGGTCAGGCAGAGAAAAAAGGTACCCCTACCATGGGGGGACTGATGATGATTGCTGGAATCATTGTTCCTACCCTGCTTTTTGCCAATGTCAATAATGTGTACATCATTCTTTTGCTGATCACTACAGTTTGGTTGGGAGGCATAGGCTTTTTGGATGACTATATCAAAGTATTTAGGAAGAACAAAGAAGGTCTTGCCGGAAGGTTCAAAATTGTTGGTCAGGTTACGGTTGGGATTATTGTAGGGGCTACGCTTTACTTCCATGAGGGAGTGGTCGTAAGGGAATTTACCAATCCAATTTCTATTGAGGAAGGTGTGGTTGAAACTCCCGCTTACAAAGATGTGAAAGTGGCAAAAACCACCATTCCTTTCCTTAAAAACAATGAACTTAATTACGAAAACTTCTTTGGCTTCCTTGGAGAGGATTTTACCCCCGTGCTGTATATCCTTTTTGTGATTTTCATCATTACGGCTATATCAAATGGAGCGAATATCACAGATGGTATTGACGGATTGGCTGCAGGCACTTCGGCCATTATTGGCCTGACCATTGCCATATTTGCCTACATTTCGGGTAATGCCATTTTTTCACAGTATTTGAATGTGTTCTTCATTCCGAACTCTGCTGAGCTTGTGATTTTTTGCTCAGCATTTGTCGGTGCCTGTGTGGGATTCCTTTGGTACAATGCCTACCCTGCCCAGGTATTCATGGGGGATACGGGCAGTTTGATGCTGGGCGGTGTCATCGCTGTACTTTCACTTGCTTTGAGAAAAGAGCTCTTGCTGCCTGTTCTGTGCGGGATATTCGTCATCGAAAACCTTTCAGTGATCATGCAGGTGAGCTATTTCAAATACACGAAGAGAAAATATGGAGAAGGAAGAAGAATTTTCCTTATGTCTCCATTGCATCACCATTATCAGAAAAAGAATATACATGAAGCCAAGATCGTGACCAGGTTCTGGATTGTGGGGATTCTATTGGCAATCATCACCTTGGCCACATTGAAATTAAGATAA
- a CDS encoding FtsL-like putative cell division protein, which translates to MRENTFRKKMQQGTSSKGSRKNIFTLIEEKLNVTGILGEGIPVKFVPPFLYVALLALIYIWSNHRAENLIRKIEVMQREVEDLRADVTTLEAEYMLSSKQSEVAKKIAPLGIVEISEPPVKIKAKK; encoded by the coding sequence ATGAGGGAAAATACATTTAGGAAAAAGATGCAGCAGGGAACTTCCTCCAAGGGAAGCAGGAAGAACATCTTTACCCTGATTGAAGAAAAGCTCAACGTAACTGGTATCCTGGGCGAGGGAATACCGGTGAAGTTTGTGCCACCTTTCCTTTATGTGGCCTTATTGGCACTCATATATATATGGAGTAACCACAGGGCCGAAAACCTGATCAGAAAAATTGAGGTGATGCAGCGTGAAGTGGAAGATTTGAGGGCAGACGTTACCACCTTGGAAGCAGAATATATGCTCAGCAGTAAGCAATCTGAGGTGGCTAAAAAAATTGCGCCTTTGGGAATAGTGGAAATCAGTGAACCGCCAGTAAAGATCAAAGCCAAAAAGTGA
- the murG gene encoding undecaprenyldiphospho-muramoylpentapeptide beta-N-acetylglucosaminyltransferase translates to MKENNRTYRIIISGGGTGGHIYPAIAIANAWKEAHPDAEILFVGAEGKMEMAKVPEAGYEIKGLPVAGLQRSLSLSNLSFPFKLLKSLRMAREIVKAFDPVAVVGVGGYASGPVLYAAQKKGIPTLIQEQNSYAGLTNKLLAKRAGKICVAYPGMEKFFPKEKIQYTGNPVRKDILDLSGKREKALAHFGLEKDRKTVLVLGGSLGARTINRSVLAEMKAFEDDGYQLLWQSGKFYYEDMAEKVKISALKHIHVKEFIKEMDLAYAAADLIVSRAGALSVSELSLVGKPVVFIPSPNVAEDHQTKNAMAYVNEGAAILLKDAEAIGKLKETVDPLFADLDKAAAMGKNIKKLAKPDAAKEIVQALESLIS, encoded by the coding sequence GTGAAGGAGAACAACAGGACATATCGAATCATCATCAGCGGCGGAGGAACCGGTGGACATATCTATCCGGCCATAGCCATCGCCAATGCCTGGAAGGAGGCACATCCTGATGCTGAGATCCTGTTTGTCGGTGCGGAAGGAAAAATGGAAATGGCCAAAGTTCCAGAAGCAGGATATGAAATTAAAGGGTTGCCAGTGGCAGGTTTACAGAGAAGTCTAAGCCTTTCCAATCTCAGTTTTCCATTCAAGCTTTTAAAAAGTCTTAGGATGGCAAGAGAAATCGTAAAGGCTTTTGATCCAGTAGCAGTCGTCGGGGTGGGAGGTTATGCCAGTGGTCCGGTTTTGTATGCAGCCCAGAAAAAAGGGATACCCACCTTGATTCAGGAGCAAAATTCTTATGCAGGGCTTACCAATAAATTGTTAGCCAAAAGGGCCGGAAAAATTTGTGTTGCTTATCCAGGAATGGAGAAGTTTTTCCCAAAAGAAAAAATCCAATATACCGGGAACCCTGTAAGAAAGGATATTCTGGACCTTTCCGGTAAGAGGGAAAAGGCTTTAGCGCATTTTGGATTGGAAAAGGATAGAAAAACCGTACTTGTCTTGGGGGGAAGCCTTGGAGCCAGGACCATCAATAGGTCAGTATTGGCAGAAATGAAGGCTTTTGAAGATGATGGATATCAGCTTCTCTGGCAAAGTGGGAAATTCTACTATGAGGATATGGCTGAAAAAGTCAAAATCTCTGCCCTGAAACATATCCATGTTAAAGAGTTCATCAAGGAGATGGATTTGGCTTATGCAGCGGCAGACCTGATTGTTTCCAGAGCAGGGGCCTTATCGGTGTCTGAGTTGAGTTTAGTGGGAAAACCTGTGGTTTTTATTCCTTCACCTAACGTGGCGGAAGACCATCAGACCAAAAATGCCATGGCCTATGTCAATGAGGGTGCAGCAATATTGCTCAAAGACGCTGAGGCCATTGGAAAATTGAAAGAGACAGTAGATCCCTTGTTTGCAGATCTTGACAAAGCTGCAGCAATGGGAAAAAACATAAAAAAATTAGCCAAGCCGGATGCAGCAAAAGAAATCGTTCAGGCATTGGAAAGTTTGATCTCATGA
- the rsmH gene encoding 16S rRNA (cytosine(1402)-N(4))-methyltransferase RsmH: MTAHNYHIPVMLAPCIEGLAIDPKGIYVDLTFGGGGHSREILKHLKEGHLYGFDQDVDAEANVPDDPRFTFVRANFRDFKKYLRLYGVTQVNGILADLGVSSHQIDEPTRGFSTRFEGDLDMRMSQTGGLRAKEVLNTYEEGRLHKIFGIYGEIKNAKTLAQAVVAERALQPFTTTESFKRLLQKFAPRGKEFKYYAQVFQALRIEVNDEMGALEEMLLQAVEVLKPGGRLVIMSYHSLEDRLVKNFINKGKFQGEVEKDFYGNLIRPLEPVNRKAITADAEEIKANSRARSAKLRIAKKL; this comes from the coding sequence ATGACAGCTCATAACTACCATATTCCAGTGATGCTAGCCCCTTGCATTGAAGGACTGGCTATTGACCCAAAAGGTATCTATGTCGACCTGACTTTTGGTGGTGGTGGACATTCCAGGGAAATCCTGAAGCATTTAAAGGAAGGTCATTTGTATGGCTTTGATCAGGATGTAGATGCAGAGGCCAATGTGCCGGATGACCCAAGGTTTACTTTTGTACGGGCTAACTTTCGGGATTTTAAAAAATACCTTAGACTGTACGGGGTGACCCAGGTGAATGGGATTTTGGCAGATTTGGGGGTTTCCTCCCATCAGATTGATGAACCCACAAGGGGTTTTTCCACAAGATTTGAAGGTGATTTGGATATGAGGATGAGCCAGACAGGTGGCCTCAGGGCGAAAGAGGTGCTTAATACTTATGAAGAGGGTCGGCTGCATAAAATCTTTGGCATCTATGGTGAGATCAAAAATGCCAAAACCTTGGCGCAGGCGGTGGTAGCGGAGAGGGCGCTTCAGCCATTTACGACTACAGAGAGCTTCAAAAGGCTTCTTCAGAAATTTGCTCCGAGAGGAAAGGAATTCAAATACTATGCACAGGTATTTCAGGCCTTGAGAATTGAAGTCAATGATGAGATGGGGGCCTTAGAGGAAATGCTCTTGCAAGCTGTGGAAGTTCTGAAGCCCGGAGGAAGGTTGGTCATCATGAGTTATCACTCTTTGGAGGACAGGCTGGTTAAAAATTTCATCAACAAGGGCAAGTTTCAGGGAGAAGTTGAAAAAGACTTTTATGGGAATTTGATCAGGCCTCTGGAGCCGGTAAACAGAAAGGCCATCACTGCAGATGCAGAGGAAATCAAAGCGAATAGTAGAGCAAGAAGTGCAAAATTGAGAATAGCGAAAAAACTTTAA
- a CDS encoding FtsW/RodA/SpoVE family cell cycle protein, with protein MASFKQWIDRNLKGDPIIWGIVILLAIISILVVYSATGSLAYKKTGGNTEKYLLDHSMMVFMGLVVMWVAHKIPYKYYGLIGKFLLLVSVPLLIFTYAFGSTVNDANRWLTIPGINKAFQPSDIAKLALIATLASLLAKKQRNIGDFKKAFLPMIVVIGLITMLIGFANMSTALLLFSTCLLLMFIGRVPAKFIMAVILVGFVFLSASVFLGQRGGTFFSRIEKFASADEIPFQAEQSFIAISTGGIAGKGPGKSEQRNTLPHPYSDFIYAIIIEEYGLIGGATVLFLYLALLYRGMRIVANSTKPFGGLLSAGLSFALVLQAMVNMAVAVGLGPITGLPLPLLSMGGTSLVFTGFSVGIILSVSRGDHSDSMEGSGEENRPRKAFQTA; from the coding sequence ATGGCATCATTCAAACAATGGATTGACAGAAACCTGAAAGGAGACCCTATCATTTGGGGAATCGTGATCCTTTTGGCGATCATCAGCATTCTGGTGGTATATTCTGCTACAGGCTCTTTGGCATATAAAAAGACCGGAGGAAATACCGAGAAGTACCTGCTTGACCATTCTATGATGGTATTTATGGGTTTGGTAGTTATGTGGGTTGCCCATAAAATACCTTATAAATATTATGGACTTATCGGAAAGTTCCTGCTTTTGGTTTCTGTACCCTTGTTGATCTTTACCTATGCCTTTGGATCTACAGTCAATGATGCCAACCGTTGGTTGACCATTCCGGGGATCAACAAGGCTTTCCAACCTTCGGATATTGCCAAGTTGGCCCTGATAGCCACATTGGCAAGTCTTTTGGCCAAGAAGCAGAGGAATATCGGGGACTTCAAGAAGGCGTTTTTACCTATGATTGTGGTAATAGGGCTGATCACCATGTTGATCGGTTTTGCCAACATGTCAACCGCCCTTCTCTTGTTCTCCACTTGCCTGCTGCTCATGTTCATTGGCAGGGTGCCTGCTAAGTTCATTATGGCGGTTATATTGGTGGGTTTTGTGTTCCTGTCAGCTTCGGTATTTTTAGGACAAAGGGGAGGAACCTTCTTCTCAAGGATTGAGAAATTTGCTTCAGCTGATGAAATCCCATTCCAGGCCGAGCAATCTTTCATAGCCATCTCCACAGGAGGAATTGCAGGCAAAGGACCCGGTAAGTCGGAGCAGCGCAATACCTTGCCCCACCCTTATTCGGACTTTATTTATGCCATAATCATTGAAGAATATGGCTTGATCGGAGGAGCTACCGTGCTATTCCTTTACCTGGCGCTGCTTTATAGAGGTATGCGGATCGTGGCCAATTCCACCAAACCATTTGGTGGTTTGCTGTCAGCAGGGCTAAGTTTTGCCCTGGTCTTGCAAGCCATGGTGAACATGGCTGTAGCCGTAGGCCTGGGTCCGATTACTGGACTTCCATTGCCTTTGTTGAGTATGGGGGGTACATCTCTGGTATTTACCGGATTCTCAGTAGGAATTATTTTGAGTGTGTCCAGAGGAGATCACAGTGACTCCATGGAAGGCTCAGGAGAAGAAAACAGACCAAGGAAAGCATTCCAAACTGCCTAA